A part of Aegilops tauschii subsp. strangulata cultivar AL8/78 chromosome 2, Aet v6.0, whole genome shotgun sequence genomic DNA contains:
- the LOC141040683 gene encoding uncharacterized protein — protein MGFTREFMEVQAHGNKKLYVIHTNDLHKAATTIEQFERHLQFERHKIVGVDVKYTNDHGEDQKPALVQLSVGKDHPVMLLQLSAADKNCTKFDNFLADPRYTFVGFSFDGDIEMLSRVGLEIAHFVDIQKEWRVPTATKPLGSLGHVSGIVVHDVELTNAERSRWACMPLSMRHIEYAAKDAYAAYEIWSRLSIIQEGLHRAKLDKEQTRKSNRSCGDYEY, from the coding sequence ATGGGATTCACCAGGGAATTCATGGAGGTGCAGGCCCACGGCAACAAAAAGTTGTACGTGATCCACACGAACGACTTGCACAAGGCGGCGACCACCATTGAGCAGTTCGAGCGACACCTCCAGTTTGAGCGCCACAAGATCGTCGGAGTTGATGTGAAGTACACCAACGACCATGGCGAAGATCAGAAACCCGCCCTCGTTCAGCTCTCCGTCGGCAAGGATCATCCGGTGATGCTCTTGCAACTAAGCGCGGCCGACAAGAACTGCACCAAGTTCGACAACTTCCTCGCGGACCCCAGGTACACGTTTGTTGGCTTCTCCTTCGACGGCGACATAGAGATGCTCAGCCGCGTCGGACTGGAGATCGCCCACTTCGTCGACATCCAGAAGGAATGGAGGGTGCCTACAGCTACCAAGCCTCTGGGCTCCCTTGGGCACGTCTCAGGCATCGTTGTCCATGACGTAGAGCTCACCAACGCAGAACGCAGCCGCTGGGCGTGCATGCCCCTGTCCATGAGGCACATCGAGTACGCGGCAAAGGACGCTTACGCTGCGTACGAGATATGGAGCCGCCTCAGCATCATCCAGGAAGGGCTTCACCGGGCAAAACTCGACAAGGAGCAGACCAGGAAGAGCAATAGGTCCTGTGGCGACTACGAGTACTGA
- the LOC141040682 gene encoding uncharacterized protein — MAEEPSAKRPRGETSDQSTEVDDVQVPGQKHDYKVHLKEVDIHGKEKLDVVCTSNPEEADKMISRILKRVCGLYPQYIGVDVEYTREDEPPQRRDTRSSGLEINPDKYIDIQRKWRVPFKGRKRYHSLADVAGSVIHPFYKRMKDKIDRVEDHKLWGISPLPNYLIEYAAIDAYATYESWKRIENIREGLESAKEADKNYDDPYYGY; from the exons ATGGCGGAGGAACCATCTGCCAAGCGTCCCCGTGGTGAGACGTCCGACCAAAGCACGGAGGTCGACGACGTTCAGGTCCCCGGCCAGAAGCACGACTACAAAGTGCACCTCAAGGAGGTTGACATCCATGGCAAGGAAAAGCTGGATGTCGTATGCACCAGCAATCCTGAGGAAGCCGACAAGATGATCAGCAGGATCCTGAAGAGGGTCTGCGGCTTGTATCCTCAGTACATCGGCGTTGATGTTGAGTATACCAGGGAGGACGAACCTCCGCAGAGG AGAGATACGCGAAGTTCTGGTTTGGAGATCAACCCCGACAAGTACATCGACATCCAGCGCAAATGGAGAGTTCCTTTCAAGGGAAGAAAGAGGTACCACTCTTTGGCTGATGTTGCAGGGAGCGTGATCCACCCATTCTACAAACGGATGAAGGATAAGATTGATAGGGTTGAAGACCATAAACTGTGGGGGATCAGCCCACTGCCCAATTACCTCATTGAGTATGCAGCGATAGATGCGTACGCCACCTACGAGTCGTGGAAGAGAATTGAAAACATCAGAGAAGGTCTGGAGAGTGCAAAAGAGGCAGATAAGAATTATGACGATCCTTACTACGGATACTAG